TGCCGAGCTGTTCGAGCCCGGCATGCAGGTCGTTCCGACCAAGGAGCAGTACAACCAGCTGTTCACGATGCACGGCACCGTGATGCTCCTGATGTTCGCGACGCCGCTGTTCGCGGGCTTCGCCAACGCCATCCTTCCCCTGCAGATCGGCGCCCCCGACGTGGCCTTCCCGCGTCTGAACGCCTTCGCCTTCTGGCTGTTCCTGTTCGGTTCGCTGATCGCGGTCTCGGGCTTCCTGACCCCGGCAGGTGCGGCCTCGTTCGGCTGGTTCGCCTACCAGCCGTTGGCGAGTGCGACCTTCTCACCAGGTGTCGGTGGAAACCTCTGGATGCTCGGCCTCGGCATGAGCGGTTTCGGCACGATCCTGGGTGCCGTGAACTTCATCACGACCATCATCACGATGCGTGCCCCGGGCATGACGATGTGGCGCATGCCGATCTTCACCTGGAACACCCTCGTCACCAGCATCCTGATCCTGATGGCCTTCCCGGTCCTCGCCGCCGCCATCCTCGCCGCCGGCTCGGATCGCATCTTCGGCTCGCACGTCTACGACCCCGAGAACGGCGGCGTGCTGCTGTGGCAGCACCTGTTCTGGTTCTTCGGCCACCCCGAGGTCTACATCATCGCGCTGCCGTTCTTCGGCATCGTCTCCGAGGTGTTCCCGGTGTTCAGCCGCAAGCCGATCTTCGGTTACAAGACCCTCGTCTACGCGACCATCGCCATCGCCGCCCTCTCCGTGGCCGTGTGGGCGCACCACATGTACGTCACCGGCGGCGTGCTCCTGCCGTTCTTCGCGCTGATGACGATGCTCATCGCCGTTCCCACAGGCGTGAAGATCTTCAACTGGATCGGCACGATGTGGCGGGGGTCGGTGACCTTCGAGACGCCCATGGTGTTCGCACTCGGCTTCCTGGTCTCCTTCGTCTTCGGCGGTCTGACCGGCGTCATCCTCTCGTCGCCGCCGCTGGACTTCCACCTCTCCGACTCGTACTTCGTCGTGGCGCACTTCCACTACGTCGTCTTCGGCACGGTCGTGTTCGCGATGTTCGCCGGCTTCTACTTCTGGTGGCCGAAGTGGACGGGTCGCATGCTGAACGAGCGCCTCGGCATCATCCACTTCTGGCTGCTGTTCATCGGCTTCCACATGACCTTCCTCATCCAGCACTGGCTGGGCGTGGACGGCATGGTCCGTCGCTACGCCGACTACTCCGCCGCGGACGGGTGGACCTGGCAGAACCAGGTCTCCACCATCGGTGCGATGATCCTCGGTGCGTCGATGATCCCGTTCCTCTTCAACGTCTGGATCACCGCGCGCAAGGCGCCGAAGGTCACCGTCAACGACCCGTGGGGCTACGGCGCCTCGCTCGAGTGGGCGACCTCGTGCCCGCCGCCGCGGCACAACTTCACCTCGATCCCGCGCATCCGCAGCGAGCGTCCGGCGTTCGACCTGAACCACCCCGAGGCGGGCCTCCCCGTCGGCGTGGGCCCGGCGAAGGACGCGCCCGACACGCCCGTGGTCGACCTGGCACAGGGAGAGGTCAAGTAAGTGCGTACCAACGTCGGACTCTGGTGGCTGCTCAGCGGCTTCTTCCTGCTGGTCTTCGCGTTCTACACGGTGTGGAACATCATCTCCTACACGACCGCCGAGGTCCCGTGGTTCTCGGCGATCGAG
The Microbacterium sp. SLBN-154 DNA segment above includes these coding regions:
- the ctaD gene encoding aa3-type cytochrome oxidase subunit I is translated as MATTLPLQESTPGRSTTLPPRQAALLSSSRVEQKGNIVVKWITSTDHKTIGYMYLIASVVFFMFAGVMALIIRAELFEPGMQVVPTKEQYNQLFTMHGTVMLLMFATPLFAGFANAILPLQIGAPDVAFPRLNAFAFWLFLFGSLIAVSGFLTPAGAASFGWFAYQPLASATFSPGVGGNLWMLGLGMSGFGTILGAVNFITTIITMRAPGMTMWRMPIFTWNTLVTSILILMAFPVLAAAILAAGSDRIFGSHVYDPENGGVLLWQHLFWFFGHPEVYIIALPFFGIVSEVFPVFSRKPIFGYKTLVYATIAIAALSVAVWAHHMYVTGGVLLPFFALMTMLIAVPTGVKIFNWIGTMWRGSVTFETPMVFALGFLVSFVFGGLTGVILSSPPLDFHLSDSYFVVAHFHYVVFGTVVFAMFAGFYFWWPKWTGRMLNERLGIIHFWLLFIGFHMTFLIQHWLGVDGMVRRYADYSAADGWTWQNQVSTIGAMILGASMIPFLFNVWITARKAPKVTVNDPWGYGASLEWATSCPPPRHNFTSIPRIRSERPAFDLNHPEAGLPVGVGPAKDAPDTPVVDLAQGEVK